CCtataaaaaaacactattacctatacacctaaccatatttcaaccaatagaaaaataaattttgcataaaattaataaattttgcattgaaaatcgaaaacgacacttattttgtaacgaaaaaattttctaaaacgatttaacggagggagtataagtATGTGTCCGGCCACAAGGTCAACAACATATTCATGTTTTGTTCCTCTGTTACCCTTTCTTCCTCCAAGTTTTAGCTCATAGTCCGTCACCtttttcagtaaaaaaaaaaaattaattcaatAAGATTTTGAATCTATTATCACACACCTCTGTCTTTTCGTAAATAATGTGTGTTTTCCTCATCTGTGTCCATGCTAAATGTGAGGTCGAGTATGTCGCTCACATCATTCTGAATGACAAGCAAAAAGGGATTAAAGATATTAACTTGAGCTATTAACCTCCTATattatatttgcgaagtgattttgtcaGATGTcctttctacaatcaatttcacagaacaaatatgacatgactactaaaattgatgacatgtcttataccttaatatgacatggacaattgcatttaatgttaatatatatttttggtaaattttttaaaaaatggtaataactcatatattacatttaatgtcaatttatatttttggaatttttttaagaatatggaaataactcataaatcatcattaaaataaatatattcaaatatggcattataaatttcgaaatataatttaattatatatttttaaattataaatttttattactaaaattttcaaaaatgtatacaatttttttagaaaatgataaaaatttaatcgtaaaatcattattttcttatatatctacaaattttataaatattgtttaattttaatttttggtaattatgcaacttttataaatttatttaatatatttaattaaaataaatagatataaaaatctatctaagattataatttcaaatatatacatgcatatttttaaatataatttttatgtttaattaaatcaaatttatattaaaatattgatacgaaaaaagaaaatttacaatattaataaaattttattttaaaatataatttatatttatctgttaaaaaatattttaaatttttttactgcaCAGGAAGACACCTAGTAGATaacaaaaaagagagtaaaattTCTTGTGATCTGTTAGCAGGAAATGGTAGGGTAgtaaatgatatatcaaaaagaGATGATCATCTCAAGGAAAGGAAATCAATGAATGTGCAAATATATGCAATATCATCTCAAGATCAAGTCCTGAAGAAACATATATTAACAAGGAACTGAGCAGGGGAAAGTTGTTTGATAATAATAACAGGAAAAACCAATCGCGCCGTTTCAAGCCATGTAAAGAGAAATGGTTACCGTTTTGATTTACTGTGCAATTTCGATACTCGAAAGGTTGAATGTGGGCAAACGGCACCGTTTTATCGTCTATCCtagcaaaaaaaaacctaaaaaaggGGAGCAAACTGCCATTTTCTCGGTTAAAAAAAAATGCGGCGGCACAAGCGATGGCCCTTGAGACCCCTCGGCAGTGCTTTGATTCGTTCACGCTTCTTCTGCTTGTCCTCGGCGGCGGAGATAGCCACAACTCCGACGACGGAGGCTTTCCCGTTGAAACACGTGACGAGATCGAACTTCGAAAGAACGCTTAATGACCTGCGTACGCATGTGAAGGCAGCTGATTTCGTGGCGATAGACCTCGAGATGACTGGCGTGACGAGCGCTCCGTGGCGAGACTCGTTGGAGTTTGACCGCTACGACGTCAGATACCTCAAAGTGAAAGACTCGGCCGAGAAATTCGCAGTCGTTCAGTTCGGAGTCTGTCCCTTCCGATGGGATTCTCACACTCACTCATTCGTCTCTCACCCGTTagttagtctctctctctctctctctctccaggtGTCTAGTGTTCATTTCTGTATGTAACTTCATTACATTGGGTTGGTTTATGGCGCAGGCACAACTTCTTCATATTTCCTCGCCAAGAGTTTCTCTGCCAGACCACATCCATTGACTTCCTTGCTAAGTATCAATTTGATTTCAACACCTGCATCCATGAAGGTGCCTTGCCTTCTTTCTCCTAGGGATTCTCACATATACTCTCTTACTCTGCCTCGAATTCTCACATTATTTGAGTAATCCCAGGAATCTCTTATTTGTCCAGACGACAAGAGGATGATGCAATCAAAATGCTATACGACGAGGAAGGTCTGGTTGAAGCAGATGATTTCAAGTTGGTGCGATTGGCTCATGTTCTTTTTGCTGAAAGGATGAAGAATAAGCTTAATGAGTGGCGGTCTGATCTCTTACACTGTCggaatgcatcttctgagtctCCGGGGAGCTCAACTCAGAGTACTGAAACTGTGTTCTATCACATGCGTCCGGCTCTTAGTCTCAAGGGTTTCACTTCTCATCAGCTCAGAGTTATTAGATTGGTAATGCCTTTTTGTTCTCAGATTAATTTATCTTCACACtactgttattttatttatatactttgGCTCTGGATTTGGCTTTTTACAGGTTTTAGGAAAGCATTTTAGAGATCTTGTCTACATACATGCGAATGATAAAAGTTCACAAGACTTTGTTGTGTACACTGATTCACAATCCGACAAGGCAAATCTCTTGGTAATATATACCATTTACACTTTTGCTGCAAAGATTTGTTACCATTTAGATACATATGTCCTTGGATCTTTACTGATGACAGTGATGGAGTGAATTCATTTGATGATAGATTGATAGCAAAGTTCAAGCTCGAGATATTATCTAGCAGTCACTGATTCTTCTGCTTAAAAGCTTACTTTGATCTCATATTATTATTGTTAAGTATTTTACAGAAGGAGGCAAAGGATGAACGAAAGGGAGTGGCggaaagaaaaatacaatcTGCAATCGGGTTCCGTCAAGTGATTGATCTGCTTTCTTCGGAGAAGAAGTTGATCGTCGGCCACAATTCTATCCTGGATATTGCACATGTATACAGCAAATTTGTGGGACCTCTTCCTTCCACAGCTGAGGAATTCGTGGCCTCCATTAGGGACCACTTTCCTTACATTGTTGACACCAAAATACTCGTAAACGTGAATCCAATGTTGCATCAGAGGATGAAGAAGTCCAGTACATCACTATCCTCTGCCTTCTCCTCCTTATGTCCACAAGTCGAGCTTCCTTCTCGAGGCTCTGACTCCTTCCTTCAGCAGCGTGTCAAGATTGACGTCCAAGTAGATAACGTTAGGTTTGTGTTCCTCTTCTATTCTTAGCATGGACGTTTCTATTGCATTCTGGCTAAACTTATTTCCTCTGTTTCAGGTGTTCTAAGTGGAATGCAGGAGGCAAACACGAAGCTGGCTATGATGCTTTCATGACAGGTTGCATCTTCGCACAGGCGTGTAGTCATCTAGGCTTCGACTTCAACCATCCATCAGTGAACATTGCCCAGGACGAGAAACTTGAAAAGTACATTAACCGTCTTTATCTAAGCTGGGCAAGAGGAGATATCATCGACCTTCGAGCAAGCCATAGTAATGCCGAGAACTGGCGAGTCTCAAAGTTTAAATACGAGA
This Brassica napus cultivar Da-Ae chromosome C6, Da-Ae, whole genome shotgun sequence DNA region includes the following protein-coding sequences:
- the LOC106415384 gene encoding poly(A)-specific ribonuclease PARN isoform X1, which translates into the protein MRRHKRWPLRPLGSALIRSRFFCLSSAAEIATTPTTEAFPLKHVTRSNFERTLNDLRTHVKAADFVAIDLEMTGVTSAPWRDSLEFDRYDVRYLKVKDSAEKFAVVQFGVCPFRWDSHTHSFVSHPHNFFIFPRQEFLCQTTSIDFLAKYQFDFNTCIHEGISYLSRRQEDDAIKMLYDEEGLVEADDFKLVRLAHVLFAERMKNKLNEWRSDLLHCRNASSESPGSSTQSTETVFYHMRPALSLKGFTSHQLRVIRLVLGKHFRDLVYIHANDKSSQDFVVYTDSQSDKANLLKEAKDERKGVAERKIQSAIGFRQVIDLLSSEKKLIVGHNSILDIAHVYSKFVGPLPSTAEEFVASIRDHFPYIVDTKILVNVNPMLHQRMKKSSTSLSSAFSSLCPQVELPSRGSDSFLQQRVKIDVQVDNVRCSKWNAGGKHEAGYDAFMTGCIFAQACSHLGFDFNHPSVNIAQDEKLEKYINRLYLSWARGDIIDLRASHSNAENWRVSKFKYEKIVLIWNFPRKLKAREIKECICKAFGSTSVTSVYHLDDTAVFVLFKNSELVSEFLKIKEQLESDDGPVTVIHPLSKILEGGKTGAADYEAYKEICSSHISKVLFSDQAETVGVKSRTRPDPKGEASPETERREKTDKASDLIDAFLANRVKVEAAGIN
- the LOC106415384 gene encoding poly(A)-specific ribonuclease PARN isoform X2, which produces MLYDEEGLVEADDFKLVRLAHVLFAERMKNKLNEWRSDLLHCRNASSESPGSSTQSTETVFYHMRPALSLKGFTSHQLRVIRLVLGKHFRDLVYIHANDKSSQDFVVYTDSQSDKANLLKEAKDERKGVAERKIQSAIGFRQVIDLLSSEKKLIVGHNSILDIAHVYSKFVGPLPSTAEEFVASIRDHFPYIVDTKILVNVNPMLHQRMKKSSTSLSSAFSSLCPQVELPSRGSDSFLQQRVKIDVQVDNVRCSKWNAGGKHEAGYDAFMTGCIFAQACSHLGFDFNHPSVNIAQDEKLEKYINRLYLSWARGDIIDLRASHSNAENWRVSKFKYEKIVLIWNFPRKLKAREIKECICKAFGSTSVTSVYHLDDTAVFVLFKNSELVSEFLKIKEQLESDDGPVTVIHPLSKILEGGKTGAADYEAYKEICSSHISKVLFSDQAETVGVKSRTRPDPKGEASPETERREKTDKASDLIDAFLANRVKVEAAGIN
- the LOC106415384 gene encoding poly(A)-specific ribonuclease PARN isoform X3 yields the protein MRMIKVHKTLLCTLIHNPTRQISCILQKEAKDERKGVAERKIQSAIGFRQVIDLLSSEKKLIVGHNSILDIAHVYSKFVGPLPSTAEEFVASIRDHFPYIVDTKILVNVNPMLHQRMKKSSTSLSSAFSSLCPQVELPSRGSDSFLQQRVKIDVQVDNVRCSKWNAGGKHEAGYDAFMTGCIFAQACSHLGFDFNHPSVNIAQDEKLEKYINRLYLSWARGDIIDLRASHSNAENWRVSKFKYEKIVLIWNFPRKLKAREIKECICKAFGSTSVTSVYHLDDTAVFVLFKNSELVSEFLKIKEQLESDDGPVTVIHPLSKILEGGKTGAADYEAYKEICSSHISKVLFSDQAETVGVKSRTRPDPKGEASPETERREKTDKASDLIDAFLANRVKVEAAGIN